The Candidatus Margulisiibacteriota bacterium DNA window AACGCCGCAAATAATAAAGGAGTTGCGCACATACAGACCAAAATCGATATTGTAAAAAAGATCAATAAAATTGCGCCAGAAAACATTGAAATAACCGGCTTTGTCCATAAGATAAGTCTTTTCCACTTCTTTAGTTTGCAGATTGTAAAGCGCCGCGCGGCCAACCGAGGTGGACACATAAACCCGCTCGCCCAGCGCCTGCGCGTAATTTACATCGGAATTAACGTACACACCTTTATTGATGAGCTTGCCTTTTTTATTGACATTGTCAAAGAGCGGCGCCGTCACATCCTCAAGATGCTGTCCGGTCTTGGTCAGGCGCGTAAAGCCGTTGCCCGTGCCCAAAATAAGGCCGGTGTCGCTGACCGTCATGTAGCCGATCTGCACAAAATAATCCAGGTCTGCGGTGGAATAAATCTGGCGCAGCGCGCCGTCCTGATAGGCGTAAACTTTGGAAAAAGAATTCATGAACAAAGTGTCTGTCGCTACGTCATAGGCCAAATAACGAATGTCGGAATTCTCAAAATCGGGATGTTCGATAATTTTTTCCTGCCGAAGATCCGCGGCATTGATCACCACCACGCCCAGATTGGTGGCGGCATAAAGCCGGCCGCCGTGATAATAAATATTGCCGATCGAAAATTTATCAAAGAAATCCGGCATTTGGCTCAAGATCCGATACGCGCCGCGCAGCTGCATGGTCTCGCGGTCAAATTCAAAGATCTGGTCGTAATCCAAATAGCCGAGCGTCAGCCAGAGTTTGTTATTCTGGGCATCGACAGCCAGCAGCGTCTTGGAAATTTTATTGAAGTCCAGCTTGGCGTTCCATTTGACGCGCGCTTTTTTGACGGCAAAAGTTTCTTTATCCACGCGGATCAAACCCTTGTCCGCGGAAGACAACCAGACATATTTGTCATCGCTGGCAAAATTAGTGTTATTGGTCTTAAAACGCCGGCGCTGCAACAATTTACCAGTGTCCAGCGCCAGATAATTGATCGAGCCGTCGCGCGTGCCCAGCAGCAGTTTGTCGCCGACTTTTTCCGTGAAAAGCACATTGGTCGGCGCGCGCTGAAAGAAAATCTTACCCTGCACAATATCGTTATTATTCATGAAAGCATTGAAAACCATCCAAAAAATCGGGAACAGTACTACCAACAGTGTGGTGTACATCAGCACATTGTAAACCCGATCCATGACTTTTTTATAAACATGGAACGGCATCGCCCGTAGATCACGCCAAAATTGCCACATCAGCCTTCTTCCACTCCTTTGTAAAATTTATACCAAAAATTCAAAACGATCATCATCACCACCATCAGGATAAAGGACAGCGCCGCGCCCGAGCCGAAATCCCAGCGCTGAAAACTGTTGCGGAAAATATTGGTCATCAGCAGATCGCCCCATTCGCCCGGGAAACCCGCGCCGTTACCGAACATCATGTAAACAATATTGAAAGCGTACACATTAAAGATCAGGCCAAACAAAAGCAAAATCGCCCAGACCGGCTTCAGCAGCGGAAAAGTGATGTACCAAAATTTGCTCCAGCCATTGGCGCCGTCAATGTCCGCGGCCTCGTAATAATCATGCGGTATGCCCTGCAGACCGGCCAGCAGCATGAGCATCGGGTGCGGCCAGCCGCGCCAGATCGTCGGGATAATTATCGCCGCCAGGGTTTTGGGATCACCCATCAGCCAGAAAGGTTTTTCCGCCGTAACGCCCAGCCAGCCAAGCCAGGTATGGATCTGCAAAATGTCGTAAAGAATAATATTAATGATGCCGGTCTCTTTTTGCCACATAAAACCCCAGAGCATACCGACCACAAACGTCGGC harbors:
- a CDS encoding carbohydrate ABC transporter permease; translation: MWQFWRDLRAMPFHVYKKVMDRVYNVLMYTTLLVVLFPIFWMVFNAFMNNNDIVQGKIFFQRAPTNVLFTEKVGDKLLLGTRDGSINYLALDTGKLLQRRRFKTNNTNFASDDKYVWLSSADKGLIRVDKETFAVKKARVKWNAKLDFNKISKTLLAVDAQNNKLWLTLGYLDYDQIFEFDRETMQLRGAYRILSQMPDFFDKFSIGNIYYHGGRLYAATNLGVVVINAADLRQEKIIEHPDFENSDIRYLAYDVATDTLFMNSFSKVYAYQDGALRQIYSTADLDYFVQIGYMTVSDTGLILGTGNGFTRLTKTGQHLEDVTAPLFDNVNKKGKLINKGVYVNSDVNYAQALGERVYVSTSVGRAALYNLQTKEVEKTYLMDKAGYFNVFWRNFIDLFYNIDFGLYVRNSFIICGVTAFFSMILATITAYALVRFKFPGNRFLSTAVLSTQMIPGVMMLIPVYIMFIKITEATGIPMKGTVAGLVFVYAAFFLPFSIWILRGFFASIPLALEEAATLDGCTPFQIFYKISLPLSMPGIVATGIYIFLQAWDELVFAWVLTSAHTMTIPVGIRLFVGNFQNRYDLLMAASTVATIPVMVMFILLQKQIVSGLTSGAVKD
- a CDS encoding sugar ABC transporter permease; the encoded protein is MGKTRKKIADSIIETYRKYRLAYIFITPAVCCLILLHLLPLLQGIWMSLLQMDQFTISEYLGAPFVGLKNYYDILFNPASPVRLGFLSAVRNTILYAAIVTFGTLGIGMVVAQMLNRQFKGRNILRGLFLFPWIVPTFVVGMLWGFMWQKETGIINIILYDILQIHTWLGWLGVTAEKPFWLMGDPKTLAAIIIPTIWRGWPHPMLMLLAGLQGIPHDYYEAADIDGANGWSKFWYITFPLLKPVWAILLLFGLIFNVYAFNIVYMMFGNGAGFPGEWGDLLMTNIFRNSFQRWDFGSGAALSFILMVVMMIVLNFWYKFYKGVEEG